The following are from one region of the Leishmania braziliensis MHOM/BR/75/M2904 complete genome, chromosome 21 genome:
- a CDS encoding putative mis-match repair protein has product MVASAATAQAEPCCVAALIFNNAKEVGVALCELPSLTVSLFQYGDTATFFKTASLLHTRNPVEVLVPSTTVDSELVQTLLRQHGAHMTFTSVQRCFYNAEEGVQRLSQLKSSAEASLCIEDTDRYLCVAAANAVVLYMEHVNDMHLLPGSVRVRAEALEHYMEVSRTTARALQIIPDAACMSAAAAAPLSFMGNAAGGNGRADRQQREQVQRYGAAPKLSFLGHDLPEPPLLLQPVALVDAIPRACTVMGQRYLRRTLLQPLRDRVAVQGRHDAVEWLLCEPRRLHILRTLLRHITTLDLERLTATLTHQPRRERTGAQQQSYLESLQLLWSALPYLEQLHIQLKAYLGPLPRMPEPVHQEGVPSSMRSTLPGGEPDVAASPNDLCSTAAHPSVLHSIATALGQCRLPELETLMSTYLERSVLPSVVDHHEKSAAHYGALHGFDPGGVHIPPDVSVVAQQQHSQRKRRRLCNDDDATSSHHHRQQPSQRPTAVLLRLLRMCFLVQAPRGGELDALRTRLSLRISDITSYAVELRATYQIFSLRLEPDPVKLYCFSYMAAEEAKAQSGPFTWRYAGGSHFALYLSALREQQLQRQQIQQQEEGRHLRSSQWHLATSTEDSLRTASSFPPPELPRHTISADGAVPNSSAVDLFPSFTSNADPTVSRQLRRRRVRCSTEDLEYRCARAQECVAEILQLQLHEVQPLVRAIQNEFLGSLQATVESVALLDTLLCFALYSLTHQCTRPVLVELRTGSTTAPRVPTVTAELSGDGEMATSSGRRATAAAGGAQVSRDKLDEYAGDASAAACVGDQGGGTVASAGMSETSSDPATPLSTAPLSSLTAYTMASSAMATATESRYASRAFLRIENALHPSATQRQPPSRAVTRAGVSARLTGAEAVGVVSSTSGSSGGLTISWGSHGGGVCVVTGPNACGKTTLLRIIGQYFTLAQAGCFVPAQHAQLFLADRLLAHMLCDELPSIAHSSFWRELMELSELTHAATAESVALLDELGRSTTTAQGFSLAWATALLLSDRRVHSVLTTHYAGLPSLARVRPTRIVAFHFRVAFEQLVARDGGRDGAAASSSREPARTRITIARFGHTLFPGPCPQRWYGLALAERLHFFEPVLAMARHTRACRSPAREAYTEEGEA; this is encoded by the coding sequence ATGGTCGCTTCAGCCGCAACTGCCCAAGCTGAACCGTGCTGCGTTGCTGCACTCATCTTCAATAACGCCAAGGAGGTTGGCGTCGCGCTCTGTGAGTTGCCGTCGCTGACCGTGTCTCTGTTCCAGTACGGCGATACGGCTACGTTCTTCAAGacagcatcgctgctgcacacgcgcaaccCGGTCGAGGTGTTGGTCCCCTCGACCACCGTCGATAGTGAGCTGGTGCaaacgctgctgcggcagcacggcGCCCACATGACCTTCACAAgtgtgcagcgctgcttctACAatgcggaggagggggtgcagcGGCTGTCGCAGCTGAAGTCGTCGGCCGAAGCGTCGCTGTGCATTGAGGACACAGACCGCTACCtctgtgtggctgctgctaaTGCAGTCGTTTTGTATATGGAGCACGTGAACGACATGCACTTGCTGCCAGGCtccgtgcgcgtgcgggcAGAGGCGCTGGAGCACTACATGGAAGTCTCTCGCACTACGGCACGTGCGCTGCAGATTATTCCAGACGCCGCATGCatgtcagcggcggcggcagcgccgttgTCCTTCATGGGCAACGCAGCGGGCGGCAATGGGAGGGCCGATCGGCAGCAACGGGAGCAAGTGCAGCGATATGGCGCGGCGCCAAAACTGTCGTTTCTCGGTCATGACCTTCCCgaaccgccgctgctgctgcaaccAGTCGCGCTTGTGGACGCGATCCCACGCGCCTGCACGGTCATGGGTCAGCGCTACCTCCGCCGTACCCTTCTCCAGCCTCTGCGTGACCGCGTTGCCGTCCAAGGCCGCCATGACGCTGTCGAGTGGCTTCTGTGTGAGCCAAGACGACTTCACATTCTGCGCACACTCCTGCGACACATCACCACGCTTGACCTCGAGCGCttgacggcgacgctgacCCACCAACCACGGCGCGAGAGGACCGgcgctcagcagcagtcgTACCtcgagtcgctgcagctgctctggAGCGCGTTGCCTTacctggagcagctgcacataCAGCTCAAGGCCTACCTAGGCCCGCTGCCAAGAATGCCAGAACCAGTGCATCAAGAAGGCGTACCGTCATCAATGCGATCAACACTGCCGGGTGGCGAACCAGACGTGGCGGCCTCGCCAAACGACttgtgcagcaccgcagcgcatcCTTCGGTACTGCACAGCATCGCCACTGCGCTGGGGCAGTGCCGTTTGCCCGAGCTGGAGACCCTCATGAGCACCTACCTGGAGCGCTCCGTGCTGCCATCGGTCGTCGACCATCACGAGAAGAGCGCTGCGCACTATGGAGCGCTCCATGGCTTTGATCCAGGTGGCGTACATATCCCGCCGGACGTGTCTGTGGtggctcagcagcagcattcACAACGGAAGCGACGCCGACTGTgcaacgacgacgatgccACAAGCTCACATCATCACAGGCAGCAGCCTTCGCAGCGCCCTACAGCCGTCCTCCTGCGACTCCTCCGCATGTGTTTTCTTGTCCAGGCTccgcgcggcggcgagctgGACGCACTTCGCACGCGGCTGAGCCTCCGTATCTCCGACATTACTTCCTACGCAGTGGAGCTGCGTGCGACATACCAGATCTTCTCGCTGCGCCTGGAGCCGGACCCGGTTAAGCTGTACTGTTTCTCCTACATGGCTGCAGAGGAGGCAAAGGCGCAGTCCGGACCCTTCACGTGGCGCTACGCAGGCGGCTCACACTTTGCCTTGTATCTTTCCGCactgcgtgagcagcagctgcagcggcaacaaATACAGCAACAGGAAGAGGGACGGCATCTGCGTAGTTCTCAGTGGCACCTGGCCACTTCTACTGAGGATTCCTTGCGCACCGCTTCATCGTTTCCTCCGCCAGAGCTGCCCCGGCACACTATCAGCGCCGACGGCGCCGTACCCAACTCGTCCGCGGTTGatcttttcccctctttcacATCCAACGCGGATCCCACTGTCTCTCgtcagctgcgtcgccgccgagtaCGATGCAGCACAGAGGACCTCGAATACCGCTGTGCTCGGGCGCAAGAGTGCGTCGCAGAGattctgcagctgcagttgCACGAAGTGCAGCCCCTCGTCCGCGCCATCCAGAATGAGTTCCTCGGCTCTCTGCAGGCTACCGTGGAGTCCGTGGCTCTGCTTGATACACTGCTGTGCTTCGCGCTCTACTCGTTGACGCATCAGTGCACCCGACCAGTGCTGGTGGAGCTGCGGACGGggtcgacgacggcgccacgGGTGCCTACGGTCACGGCCGAGCTCTCTGGGGATGGCGAGATGGCGACTTCTTCGGGACGGagagccaccgccgcagcaggcggcgctcaGGTTTCGCGTGACAAGTTGGACGAGTACGCTGGCGACGCAAGTGCCGCTGCTTGTGTAGGGGACCAGGGAGGTGGAACAGTGGCGTCCGCGGGCATGTCTGAGACGTCTAGCGATCCAGCGACCCCGCTATCTACGGCACCACTGTCGTCTCTCACGGCGTACACCATGGCATCATCGGCGATGGCCACGGCGACAGAGTCACGTTACGCCTCTCGAGCGTTTCTCCGTATTGAGAACGCACTGCACCCCTctgcgacgcagcggcagccaccaAGTCGCGCGGTGACGCGCGCAGGGGTGTCGGCGCGGTTGACCGGTGCGGAAGCCGTGGGTGTGGTCTCATCGActagcggcagcagtggtggtcTGACGATCTCGTGGGGCAgccacggcggtggtgtttGCGTCGTCACCGGCCCCAATGCGTGCGGCAAGACGACTCTGCTCCGAATTATCGGACAGTACTTTACCCTTGCCCAGGCTGGCTGCTTTGTCCctgcgcagcacgcgcagctgtTCCTTGCGGACCGCCTCCTTGCCCACATGCTGTGTGACGAACTCCCCAGCATCGCGCATTCTTCTTTCTGGCGCGAGCTTATGGAGCTGAGCGAGTTGACGCATGCCGCGACGGCTGAGAGCGTCGCCCTCCTCGATGAGCTcggccgcagcaccaccaccgcacaaGGCTTCAGTCTTGCATGGGCCACGGCGCTCCTTCTGAGCGACCGCCGCGTGCACTCGGTGTTGACAACGCACTACGCCGGGCTGCCAAGCCTCGCACGGGTGCGGCCGACGCGCATCGTCGCTTTTCATTTCCGTGTCGCCTTCGAGCAGCTGGTGGCGCGTGATGGGGGTcgagacggcgcagctgcctcaAGTTCGAGGGAGCCGGCACGCACCCGTATTACGATTGCGCGCTTTGGCCACACACTCTTCCCTGGCCCGTGCCCGCAGCGCTGGTACGGCCTCGCGCTGGCAGAGAGGCTGCACTTTTTCGAGCCGGTCCTGGCCATGGCGCGGCACACGAGGGCGTGCCGATCTCCAGCAAGGGAGGCGTACACCGAAGAGGGCGAGGCGTGA
- a CDS encoding putative aspartyl-tRNA synthetase — translation MLRVSLSSCVLWRLHGAVGTASAAVAASVVVTSSSVMSDEWASPPSSLVSARRRCSASTCSVHGTSSSTLPHCPASSPSSTPSTASMETAILTSGATSGVDPGSACLTAHGVSVASLRSAFSGSCGESGRIREGDTVTVRARLERTRSRGKRLAFLHLRQPPLESVQAVCEGKALTKQARNITPESIVDVTGVLCRAATSVQSTTCQGWELQVTALQVVSQATTPLPFPYHDTNTKLDTRLNHRVMDLRTEQMAATSRLVSALGQSFRNELLALDFIEVHTPKLLGAASEGGSNVFQVDYFDRKAYLAQSPQLHKQMMLMGDAMRVFEVGPVFRAEKSLTHRHLTEFIGLDGEMVIKDSHTEVLDVLEPVMCAVLAQLAQKHSNLIDAVWKQQQQQQQGLELENSDGGPQPDPATEPPRCDGRGNAQRDVCCEVALERIEFLGITTDASPTAQTPFKISAQGDPYHARVGGDGSGCRVLRMSFANAAQLLVSCGESEGVVDGALPADDFTLPQERRLGQLIKERYGVDLYVVDGFPSSARPFYTMPVDPSTPDGPTRSYDMYLRGEEICSGAQRVHEIELLEQRLLAKRVDRVGLKDYVDSFRYGAWPHGGFGLGLERIALLFLGLNDIRQVSLFPRDPKRISP, via the coding sequence ATGCTGCGAGTTTCACTGTCGTCGTGCGTTTTATGGCGTCTGCACGGTGCCGTAGGGACCGCTtcggctgctgtggcagccTCTGTCGTCGTTACGTCCTCTTCAGTGATGTCCGACGAATGGGcgtctcccccttcctcactGGTCTccgcgcggcgccgctgtagtgcgagcacctgcagcgtcCACGGTACTTCCAGCAGCACATTGCCTCATTGCCCCGCCTCGTCTCCATCCTCTACTCCATCTACTGCCTCGATGGAGACGGCCATATTGACCAGTGGTGCTACTTCGGGAGTCGACCCTGGCAGCGCGTGTCTGACGGCACACGGTGTCTCCGTTGCTTCTCTACGTTCTGCCTTtagcggcagctgcggtgaGAGCGGCCGCATTCGCGAGGGCGACACGGTCACCGTGCGGGCTCGCTTAGAGCGGacgcgcagccgcggcaaGCGCCTTGCCTTTCTCCACCTCCGTCAGCCTCCCCTTGAGTCCGTGCAGGCTGTGTGCGAAGGTAAGGCGCTGACGAAGCAGGCGAGGAACATTACGCCAGAGTCAATTGTCGATGTCACAGGGGTCTTGTGCCGCGCAGCCACCTCTGTGCAGTCGACCACGTGCCAGGGGTGGGAGCTGCaggtgacggcgctgcaggtcGTCAGTCAAGCGACCACCCCACTGCCATTTCCATACCACGACACGAACACAAAGCTGGACACACGCCTCAATCACCGCGTCATGGACCTCCGCACAGAGCAAATGGCCGCGACGTCACGGCTCGTGTCGGCGCTCGGGCAGAGCTTCCGCAACGAGCTTCTCGCACTCGACTTCATCGAGGTGCACACACCGAAGCTCCTTGGGGCCGCGTCGGAGGGAGGCAGTAACGTGTTTCAGGTGGACTACTTTGATCGCAAGGCGTACCTGGCTCAAtcaccgcagctgcacaaGCAGATGATGCTGATGGGCGACGCGATGCGCGTGTTTGAGGTCGGGCCGGTGTTTCGCGCTGAGAAGAGTCTGACACACCGGCACTTGACAGAGTTCATTGGTCTCGATGGTGAGATGGTGATCAAAGATAGTCACACGGAGGTGCTAGACGTCCTGGAGCCCGTCATGTGTGCCGTTCTGGCGCAGCTCGCACAGAAGCACAGCAACCTTATCGATGCTGTctggaagcagcagcagcagcagcagcaggggttAGAGCTGGAAAACAGCGACGGTGGTCCACAGCCTGACCCTGCTACGGAGCCGCCTCGTTGTGACGGCCGCGGTAACGCGCAGCGTGATGTGTGCTGCGAGGTAGCGCTGGAGCGGATCGAGTTTTTAGGAATCACTACGGATGCCTCTCCAACGGCGCAGACACCATTCAAAATCTCCGCGCAAGGCGATCCATATCACGCTCGCGTGGGCGGTGACGGTAGCGGGTGCCGTGTGCTTCGCATGAGCTTTGCAAAtgcggcacagctgctggTGAGCTGCGGTGAGTCAGAGGGCGTAGTTGACGGCGCACTGCCCGCTGATGACTTTACGCTGCCGCAGGAGCGCCGCCTTGGCCAACTCATAAAAGAGCGCTACGGGGTTGACCTCTACGTGGTCGATGGgtttccctcctccgccagACCCTTTTACACGATGCCGGTTGACCCATCAACGCCGGATGGCCCGACGCGGAGCTACGATATGTACCTACGTGGGGAAGAGATCTGCAGTGGTGCACAGCGTGTCCATGAGATAGAGCTGCTGGAACAACGACTCTTGGCGAAGCGCGTGGACAGGGTGGGTCTGAAAGACTACGTTGACTCCTTCCGCTACGGCGCGTGGCCACACGGCGGCTTCGGTCTGGGGCTCGAGCGCATTGCTCTCTTGTTTCTTGGCCTCAACGACATCCGGCAGGTGTCACTGTTTCCACGCGACCCGAAGCGGATTAGTCCATGA